A stretch of the Streptomyces sp. NBC_01428 genome encodes the following:
- a CDS encoding kelch motif-containing protein, with protein MKDGARRRRARRLGITGVVVLALAGMNGPWLYRFGTDKYHQYTINKPEYKADNGHWDVIEFPKQDRLNTIHAALLHTGKILLIAGSGNNQQNFDAKKFDTRIWDPVKGTVKKIPTPADLFCTGHTQLANGNLLIAGGTKRYETLKGDVTKAGGLMVVHNENPDKPITLPAGSTFTGKENGRTFVSKDPVLVPRAKKVFDRKTGAFLRNDPGLGRIYVEAQKSGQKYETGTQDNYRIRGLSGSDARNTYGIAQKLALDKKDFQGIRDAYEFDPVAERYIKVDPMNEARWYPTLTTLGDGKVLSLSGLDEIGQLVPGKNEVFDPKTRKWTYTKGIRQFPTYPAISLMQNGKLFYSGSNAGYGPDDVGRDPGVWDLASNTFTKLGGLSDPNMMETSGTVLLPPAQDEKYLVIGGGGVGESKLSSRRTRLIDLKDPHPAFVDGPGLEKGTRYPQSSILPDDTVLVSGGSEDYRGRGDSDILQARIYDPKANSFDRVADPLVGRNYHSGSILLPDGRVMFFGSNPLYADKAGTKPATFEQRIEIYTPPYLYRDSRPSLSGGPRTIARGASATFTSAHASSIRTARLIRPSASTHVTDVDQRSVALDFTRTAKGISVTVPKNRNLVESGWYMLFVTDDQGTPSKAQWVKVP; from the coding sequence ATGAAGGACGGTGCCCGTCGCCGCCGTGCCCGCCGCCTCGGGATCACCGGGGTGGTGGTGCTCGCGCTGGCCGGGATGAACGGACCGTGGCTGTACCGCTTCGGGACGGACAAGTACCACCAGTACACGATCAACAAGCCGGAGTACAAAGCCGACAACGGACACTGGGACGTCATCGAGTTCCCGAAGCAGGACCGCCTCAACACGATCCACGCGGCCTTGCTGCACACGGGCAAGATCCTGCTGATCGCCGGCTCGGGGAACAACCAGCAGAACTTCGACGCGAAGAAGTTCGACACGCGGATCTGGGACCCGGTCAAGGGCACGGTCAAGAAGATCCCGACGCCCGCCGACCTCTTCTGCACGGGCCACACCCAGCTCGCGAACGGCAACCTGCTGATCGCGGGCGGCACCAAGCGGTACGAGACCCTGAAGGGGGACGTCACCAAGGCGGGCGGCCTGATGGTCGTCCACAACGAGAACCCGGACAAGCCCATCACCCTGCCGGCGGGCAGCACCTTCACCGGCAAGGAGAACGGCAGGACGTTCGTCTCCAAGGACCCGGTGCTCGTACCGCGCGCCAAGAAGGTCTTCGACAGGAAGACCGGCGCGTTCCTGCGCAACGACCCGGGACTGGGCCGCATCTACGTCGAGGCCCAGAAGAGCGGCCAGAAGTACGAGACCGGCACCCAGGACAACTACCGGATCCGCGGGCTGAGCGGTTCCGACGCCCGCAACACGTACGGGATCGCCCAGAAGCTCGCCCTGGACAAGAAGGACTTCCAGGGGATCCGCGACGCCTACGAGTTCGATCCGGTCGCCGAGCGGTACATCAAGGTCGACCCGATGAACGAGGCCCGCTGGTACCCGACGCTGACCACCCTCGGCGACGGCAAGGTCCTCAGCCTCTCCGGCCTGGACGAGATCGGCCAGCTCGTCCCCGGCAAGAACGAGGTCTTCGACCCGAAGACCAGGAAGTGGACGTACACCAAGGGCATCCGGCAGTTCCCCACCTATCCGGCGATCTCCCTGATGCAGAACGGCAAGCTCTTCTACTCGGGCTCGAACGCCGGCTACGGCCCCGACGACGTGGGCCGCGACCCCGGCGTGTGGGACCTGGCGAGCAACACGTTCACCAAGCTCGGGGGCCTGAGCGACCCGAACATGATGGAGACGTCCGGGACCGTGCTGCTGCCGCCCGCGCAGGACGAGAAGTACCTGGTGATCGGGGGCGGCGGGGTCGGCGAGTCCAAGCTGTCCAGCAGGAGGACCCGGCTGATCGACCTCAAGGATCCGCACCCGGCGTTCGTGGACGGGCCCGGGTTGGAGAAGGGCACCCGCTATCCGCAGTCCTCGATCCTGCCCGACGACACGGTCCTGGTGTCGGGCGGCTCCGAGGACTACCGGGGGCGCGGCGACTCCGACATCCTCCAGGCGCGGATCTACGACCCGAAGGCGAACAGCTTCGACCGGGTCGCCGATCCGCTGGTCGGCCGGAACTACCACTCGGGCTCGATCCTGCTGCCCGACGGCCGCGTGATGTTCTTCGGCTCCAACCCGCTCTACGCGGACAAGGCCGGCACCAAGCCGGCCACGTTCGAGCAGCGCATCGAGATCTACACGCCGCCGTACCTGTACCGCGATTCGCGGCCCTCGCTGTCCGGGGGCCCGCGGACGATCGCCCGGGGCGCCTCGGCGACGTTCACCTCGGCGCACGCCTCGTCCATCAGGACGGCGCGGCTGATCCGGCCGAGCGCGTCCACTCATGTCACCGACGTCGACCAGCGGTCCGTCGCGCTGGACTTCACGAGGACGGCGAAGGGGATCTCGGTGACCGTGCCGAAGAACCGGAACCTCGTGGAGTCCGGCTGGTACATGCTGTTCGTGACGGACGACCAGGGCACGCCCAGCAAGGCGCAGTGGGTCAAGGTGCCCTGA
- a CDS encoding glycosyltransferase family 2 protein encodes MTSTPTGARKDFDPSETTQLRMPSHRTGSIRRIKSTLPRYDYEHYSRLAGPLTQPDPDKPYRVQYRSLLSQEPHRLRAALMLGAAPLLSLVLLGWLLQPEHWTERDYPAYDFLPALDMVMLVSIGLIEFFRCMNVLSNAHATLVARDPVPVVPETGTRVAFLTSFVPGKEPLAMVTKTLEAAVRLRHRGLLHIWLLDEGDDPDVKEVCARLGVHHFSRKGVEKWNRPKGAHRAKTKHGNYNAWLDAHGDAYDYFASVDTDHVPLPNYLERMLGFFRDPNVGFVIGPQVYGNYDNPITKAAESQQFLFHALIQRAGNFYGSPMFVGTSNAVRIRALKQIGGLYDSITEDMATGFEMHRAKNPATGRRWKSVYTPDVLAVGEGPGAWTDFFTQQLRWSRGTYETILKQYWKGFATMPPGKLFNYTMMIIFYPMSALNWILAALSCALFLGLGASGVNIDPTVWLMLYGNASALQIGLYIWNRRHNVSPHEPEGSGGVAGMVMSALSAPIYARSLMDTVLRRKSSFVVTPKGDSASPDTLFGTFRIHLFFILVFAGSITAGFVLGHSHPAMITWGAVALLITASPILAWRWSLRQERRRGRAVPENVAVPQQAPAPPQEQHAPHAPQHKPSWAAAGGSGDQTVQIALGGRKK; translated from the coding sequence ATGACGTCGACGCCGACGGGTGCCCGAAAGGATTTCGACCCGTCCGAGACGACCCAGCTGCGCATGCCGTCACACCGCACCGGCAGCATCCGCAGGATCAAGAGCACACTGCCGAGATACGACTACGAGCACTACAGCCGGCTCGCCGGCCCGCTCACCCAGCCCGACCCGGACAAGCCGTACCGGGTGCAGTACCGCTCCCTGCTCTCGCAGGAACCGCACCGCCTCAGAGCCGCGCTCATGCTGGGGGCCGCGCCGCTGCTCTCGCTGGTGCTGCTCGGCTGGCTGCTCCAGCCCGAGCACTGGACCGAACGCGACTATCCCGCCTACGACTTCCTGCCGGCCCTCGACATGGTGATGCTGGTCTCGATCGGTCTGATCGAGTTCTTCCGCTGCATGAACGTGCTGTCGAACGCGCACGCCACCCTGGTCGCCCGCGACCCGGTCCCGGTGGTGCCCGAGACCGGCACCAGAGTCGCCTTCCTCACCTCGTTCGTGCCGGGCAAGGAACCGCTCGCCATGGTGACGAAGACCCTGGAGGCCGCCGTCAGGCTGCGCCACCGGGGCCTTCTGCACATCTGGCTCCTCGACGAGGGCGACGACCCGGACGTGAAGGAGGTCTGCGCGCGCCTGGGCGTGCACCACTTCTCCCGCAAGGGCGTCGAGAAGTGGAACCGGCCCAAGGGCGCCCACCGCGCGAAGACCAAGCACGGCAACTACAACGCCTGGCTGGACGCGCACGGCGACGCGTACGACTACTTCGCCTCGGTCGACACCGACCACGTGCCGCTGCCCAACTACCTGGAGCGGATGCTCGGCTTCTTCCGCGACCCGAACGTCGGCTTCGTCATCGGCCCCCAGGTGTACGGCAATTACGACAACCCCATCACCAAGGCCGCCGAGTCCCAGCAGTTCCTCTTCCACGCCCTCATCCAGCGGGCCGGCAACTTCTACGGCTCCCCGATGTTCGTCGGCACCTCCAACGCCGTACGCATCAGGGCGCTGAAGCAGATCGGCGGGCTGTACGACTCGATCACCGAGGACATGGCGACCGGGTTCGAGATGCACCGTGCCAAGAACCCGGCGACGGGCCGCAGGTGGAAGTCGGTCTACACGCCGGACGTGCTGGCCGTCGGCGAGGGCCCGGGCGCCTGGACGGACTTCTTCACCCAGCAGCTGCGCTGGTCACGGGGCACCTACGAGACGATCCTCAAGCAGTACTGGAAGGGCTTCGCCACCATGCCTCCGGGCAAGCTCTTCAACTACACCATGATGATCATCTTCTACCCCATGTCGGCGCTCAACTGGATCCTCGCGGCGCTGAGTTGCGCCCTGTTCCTCGGGCTCGGCGCCTCGGGCGTGAACATCGACCCCACGGTCTGGCTGATGCTGTACGGCAACGCCTCGGCGCTCCAGATCGGCCTGTACATCTGGAACCGCCGGCACAACGTCTCGCCGCACGAGCCGGAGGGATCCGGCGGTGTGGCGGGAATGGTGATGTCGGCGCTGTCCGCGCCGATCTACGCACGGTCGCTGATGGACACCGTGCTGCGCCGCAAGAGCTCGTTCGTGGTGACGCCCAAGGGCGACTCGGCCAGCCCCGACACGCTGTTCGGGACGTTCCGGATCCATCTGTTCTTCATCCTGGTCTTCGCCGGCTCGATCACCGCCGGCTTCGTCCTCGGCCACTCCCACCCGGCGATGATCACCTGGGGCGCCGTCGCCCTGCTGATCACCGCGTCGCCGATCCTCGCCTGGCGCTGGAGCCTGCGGCAGGAGCGGCGCAGGGGGCGGGCGGTGCCCGAGAACGTGGCCGTTCCGCAGCAGGCCCCGGCCCCGCCGCAGGAGCAGCACGCCCCGCACGCGCCGCAGCACAAGCCCAGCTGGGCCGCGGCGGGCGGGAGCGGCGACCAGACCGTGCAGATCGCCCTTGGGGGACGTAAGAAATGA
- a CDS encoding peptidoglycan-binding protein has translation METPVFEELDPASDCDCPGCVHWRRVLPPGSRAAGPVGHPATLSHVRGLARAGRTPMALALAATAGAVLAAGQAVPAVAAAHGPALPGVPAGDEPDTPQGGKAPLHGPSGKPAAAAKPGQAAKAPTTTRAEIINRAKTWIDADVPYSMSAYWKDGYRQDCSGFVSMAWGLPGNEWTGSLDSFGVRITRDQLQPGDMLLFHNPDNPEKGSHVVIFGGWTDYTHTYYVAYEQTPPHARKQSTPYAYWSNSDHYVPYRYKGLAEGAGGAEPSTPTPPATPGTATRFPGAAYFGTGANNAYVTQLGKLLVERGGARFYTTGPGPRWTSADQRATQAFQKAQGWTGADADGRPGPTTWAYLTGKKGKDIPPVAGSPGAPGTGTSHPVPAYPGRAMFRPGANNAYVTQLGKQLVKKGFGTHYTTGPGSRWGEADRRNVEAFQRAQGWRGGAADGYPGPETWRRLFS, from the coding sequence ATGGAGACTCCGGTATTCGAGGAACTCGATCCCGCGAGCGACTGCGACTGCCCCGGATGCGTTCACTGGCGGCGCGTCCTGCCCCCAGGGTCCCGGGCGGCGGGCCCCGTGGGCCATCCGGCGACCCTCTCCCACGTACGCGGCCTCGCCCGGGCCGGGCGGACCCCCATGGCTCTCGCGCTGGCCGCCACGGCGGGCGCCGTCCTCGCGGCCGGGCAGGCGGTGCCGGCGGTCGCCGCCGCGCACGGACCCGCCCTGCCGGGCGTTCCCGCCGGTGACGAGCCCGACACCCCGCAGGGCGGCAAGGCGCCCCTGCACGGCCCCTCGGGAAAACCGGCGGCGGCGGCCAAGCCCGGCCAGGCGGCCAAGGCGCCCACCACCACCCGGGCCGAGATCATCAACCGGGCCAAGACCTGGATCGACGCGGACGTGCCGTACAGCATGAGCGCGTACTGGAAGGACGGCTACCGGCAGGACTGCTCCGGCTTCGTCTCGATGGCCTGGGGGCTCCCGGGCAACGAGTGGACGGGCAGCCTCGACAGCTTCGGGGTGCGGATCACCCGCGACCAGCTGCAGCCCGGGGACATGCTGCTCTTCCACAACCCGGACAACCCGGAGAAGGGCTCGCACGTCGTCATCTTCGGCGGCTGGACCGACTACACCCACACCTACTACGTCGCCTACGAGCAGACCCCGCCGCACGCGAGGAAGCAGTCCACCCCGTACGCGTACTGGTCGAACTCGGACCACTACGTGCCCTACCGCTACAAGGGGCTCGCGGAGGGCGCGGGCGGTGCGGAGCCGTCCACGCCGACGCCGCCGGCCACCCCGGGCACGGCGACCCGGTTCCCGGGGGCCGCCTACTTCGGGACCGGCGCGAACAACGCCTACGTCACCCAGCTCGGCAAGCTCCTGGTCGAGCGGGGCGGCGCCCGGTTCTACACCACGGGCCCCGGACCGCGCTGGACGAGCGCCGACCAGCGGGCCACCCAGGCGTTCCAGAAGGCGCAGGGCTGGACCGGCGCGGACGCGGACGGCCGGCCCGGACCGACCACCTGGGCCTATCTGACCGGCAAGAAGGGCAAGGACATCCCGCCCGTCGCCGGCAGCCCCGGAGCCCCGGGCACGGGCACCTCGCACCCCGTTCCCGCCTACCCCGGGCGCGCGATGTTCCGGCCCGGCGCGAACAACGCGTACGTCACCCAGCTCGGGAAGCAGCTCGTCAAGAAGGGGTTCGGCACGCACTACACGACCGGCCCCGGGTCCCGCTGGGGCGAGGCGGACCGGCGCAACGTCGAGGCGTTCCAGCGGGCCCAGGGCTGGCGCGGCGGGGCGGCGGACGGCTACCCCGGGCCGGAGACCTGGCGGCGGCTCTTCTCCTGA
- a CDS encoding SPFH domain-containing protein, with the protein MTTTTSHTPEHTPEPGEPPSPEPRPEGPAEAGGARAVRLIQNEVTTEIPVHLLFRDDPDPVSVPLAPAVVGRRRGTGEQPRIRRPAAGRPPRPVPEADPGLVERPARVLPGLAGVLAGTCGVAGCAVTSWWAGVLPPALLDALHLPQTVGAGFGPAQWAAYVGAGTLGLFGFGGLARGRTGRAWVLGLFGRYRGTVRRTGLMWVNPLVLRRRVDVRLRHWRSEPMSVVDANGVALRVVVLVVWRVKDTARATLGVDDHQTYLRECVEAALSRVLSQQPAELPPAVVKDLTLRNTDAVGEALTRMVAADTAPVGLEVFSAQPTRIEYAPEIAAVMQRRRIAALDAQHRDSVLGSVVDSVEDTVTRLTMRGLVELDDYERKALVKDLTVAFCTGRGEVSS; encoded by the coding sequence ATGACTACGACGACGTCACACACCCCGGAACACACCCCCGAGCCCGGGGAGCCGCCCTCGCCGGAGCCCCGGCCCGAGGGCCCCGCCGAGGCCGGCGGCGCACGGGCCGTCCGGCTCATCCAGAACGAGGTGACCACCGAGATCCCCGTCCACCTGCTCTTCCGCGACGACCCCGACCCGGTGTCGGTGCCGCTCGCGCCCGCCGTCGTGGGCCGGCGGCGCGGCACCGGCGAACAGCCGAGGATCAGGCGGCCCGCCGCCGGCAGACCGCCCCGCCCCGTCCCGGAGGCCGACCCCGGCCTCGTGGAGCGGCCCGCCCGTGTCCTCCCGGGACTGGCGGGTGTGCTCGCCGGGACCTGCGGCGTGGCCGGCTGCGCCGTCACCTCGTGGTGGGCCGGCGTCCTGCCGCCCGCTCTCCTGGACGCCCTGCACCTGCCCCAGACCGTGGGTGCCGGGTTCGGTCCCGCGCAGTGGGCGGCGTACGTGGGGGCCGGCACCCTCGGGCTGTTCGGCTTCGGCGGTCTCGCCCGCGGCCGGACCGGACGCGCCTGGGTGCTGGGCCTCTTCGGGCGCTACCGCGGCACCGTCCGGCGCACCGGGCTGATGTGGGTCAACCCGCTGGTGCTGCGCCGCCGGGTCGACGTCCGGCTGCGGCACTGGCGCAGCGAGCCGATGTCCGTGGTGGACGCGAACGGCGTCGCGCTGCGGGTGGTCGTGCTCGTCGTCTGGCGCGTCAAGGACACCGCGCGGGCCACGCTCGGGGTCGACGACCACCAGACGTATCTGCGCGAGTGCGTGGAGGCGGCGCTGTCGCGGGTCCTCTCGCAGCAGCCGGCCGAACTGCCCCCCGCCGTGGTCAAGGACCTGACCCTGCGCAACACCGACGCGGTCGGTGAGGCGCTGACCCGGATGGTGGCCGCGGACACGGCCCCGGTCGGCCTGGAGGTCTTCTCCGCCCAGCCGACGCGGATCGAGTACGCACCCGAGATCGCCGCCGTGATGCAGCGGCGCCGGATCGCGGCCCTGGACGCGCAGCACCGGGACAGCGTGCTCGGCTCGGTCGTCGACTCGGTGGAGGACACGGTGACCCGGCTGACCATGCGGGGACTGGTCGAACTGGACGACTACGAGCGCAAGGCGCTGGTGAAGGACCTCACGGTGGCGTTCTGCACGGGGCGCGGAGAGGTGTCGTCGTAG
- a CDS encoding lytic polysaccharide monooxygenase auxiliary activity family 9 protein, translated as MRKRTNKSLISGKTKMYAAALGLATAGTFVLSSGGASAHGYTDQPLSRQKMCASGGSVANCGAIQWEPQSVEGLKGFPAAGPADGQICSAGHTNFSQLDQPKTPGGAAWPTTKVSAGQSYSFRWQFTAMHATTDFKYFITKTGWNQNHALTRADLETTPFLTVPYNGQRPPSTLSHTGTLPSGKSGHHIILGVWTVADTTNAFYSCADVTF; from the coding sequence ATGCGCAAACGGACGAACAAGTCCCTCATCAGCGGCAAGACGAAGATGTACGCGGCGGCTCTCGGTCTCGCCACGGCGGGCACGTTCGTGCTCTCCAGCGGCGGGGCGAGCGCCCACGGCTACACCGACCAGCCCCTCAGCCGGCAGAAGATGTGTGCCAGTGGCGGCAGCGTCGCCAACTGCGGTGCCATCCAGTGGGAGCCGCAGAGCGTCGAGGGTCTCAAGGGCTTCCCGGCGGCGGGCCCGGCCGACGGGCAGATCTGCTCCGCGGGCCACACCAACTTCAGCCAGCTCGACCAGCCCAAGACCCCCGGGGGTGCGGCCTGGCCGACGACCAAGGTCAGCGCGGGGCAGAGCTACAGCTTCCGCTGGCAGTTCACCGCCATGCACGCGACGACCGACTTCAAGTACTTCATCACCAAGACCGGCTGGAACCAGAACCACGCGCTGACCCGCGCGGACCTGGAGACCACCCCGTTCCTGACGGTCCCCTACAACGGACAGCGCCCCCCGTCCACGCTCTCGCACACCGGCACCCTGCCGAGCGGCAAGAGCGGACACCACATCATCCTCGGGGTGTGGACGGTCGCGGACACGACGAACGCGTTCTACTCCTGCGCGGACGTGACGTTCTGA
- a CDS encoding DUF3592 domain-containing protein, with product MSVFFYAVPVLIIAGVLLVAVKVVRRSLELRSAWSSGLTAEGHCLRAYTTTGGGSGDSSVTTTQHHVYEFTTRDGRAVRFDEDNGRPTTVAGDVVTVHYTAAHPEKATAHAPSPVKAAAATVAVLAFCGVLVAFCVGFMITYHEVFAGDSFFGGM from the coding sequence ATGAGTGTGTTCTTCTACGCCGTGCCCGTACTGATCATCGCCGGGGTGCTGCTCGTCGCGGTCAAGGTGGTGCGCCGCTCGCTCGAACTGCGCAGCGCCTGGAGCAGCGGCCTGACCGCCGAGGGCCACTGCCTGCGCGCCTACACCACGACCGGCGGCGGCAGCGGCGATTCCTCCGTCACCACGACGCAGCACCACGTCTACGAGTTCACGACGCGTGACGGCCGCGCCGTCCGCTTCGACGAGGACAACGGCCGCCCGACCACCGTCGCGGGAGACGTCGTCACCGTGCACTACACCGCCGCACACCCCGAGAAGGCCACCGCCCACGCGCCGAGCCCGGTCAAGGCGGCGGCGGCCACCGTCGCCGTGCTGGCGTTCTGCGGCGTGCTCGTCGCCTTCTGCGTCGGCTTCATGATCACCTACCACGAGGTGTTCGCGGGGGACTCCTTCTTCGGCGGCATGTAG
- a CDS encoding AMP-binding protein, giving the protein MGSSRHTVGELVAQRWGDHRPGLWFEGRTVSHHQVAAGAARRAALLAELLPPGARPHLGVLLDNTPEYPLWLGAAALAGATVAGINPTRRGAELARDILHTECRVLITERAHLPLLTGLELPGVRVLVTDTDAYGELLAPFEGATPDASAARPDSRFLLLFTSGSTGAPKAAICTQGRIAAAGLSLAGHFGVRPDDTHYICMPMFHGNAVIADWAPALAAGARVALRRRFSASGFLPDVRACGATYFTYVGRAVQYLLATPARPDDRDNPLRLGFGTEAGAVDAAAFEKRFGARLVEGYGSSEGGAAIQRTSGTPAGAIGRAAPGDDLAVVDPRTRRVCPPARLAPDGRLLNGAESIGELVNRGTSPFEGYWRNPDADAARRHGTDPRPDAPAAERNWYWTGDLFYRDTDGYLYFAGRTDDRLRVDSENLAAAMIENILARYGHAAAVAVYAVPDPVAGDQVMATLALRDGASFDPADFAAFLDTQPDLGTKMAPRFLRIAERMPVTATNKIHRVGLRSEGFHCPDPVWWRPPGERAYRPLTTADTDSLVARYRAHGREDLLSRPARGAGELPTERTPRT; this is encoded by the coding sequence ATGGGGTCCAGCAGGCATACCGTCGGGGAACTCGTGGCGCAGCGGTGGGGCGACCACCGGCCGGGGCTGTGGTTCGAGGGCCGGACCGTCAGTCACCACCAGGTGGCGGCGGGCGCGGCCCGACGGGCCGCGCTGCTCGCCGAACTGCTGCCGCCCGGCGCCCGGCCGCACCTCGGCGTACTGCTCGACAACACCCCCGAGTACCCGCTGTGGCTCGGCGCCGCCGCCCTCGCCGGAGCCACCGTCGCCGGGATCAATCCGACCCGGCGCGGAGCCGAACTCGCCCGGGACATCCTGCACACCGAATGCCGCGTCCTGATCACCGAGCGGGCCCACCTACCGCTGCTGACCGGCCTCGAACTCCCCGGCGTGCGGGTCCTGGTGACCGACACGGACGCCTACGGCGAACTCCTCGCGCCGTTCGAGGGGGCGACGCCCGACGCGTCCGCCGCGCGGCCCGACAGCCGGTTCCTGCTGCTGTTCACCTCCGGCTCGACCGGCGCTCCCAAGGCCGCGATCTGCACCCAGGGCAGGATCGCGGCCGCCGGGCTCTCGCTCGCCGGCCACTTCGGGGTGCGCCCGGACGACACCCACTACATCTGCATGCCGATGTTCCACGGCAACGCCGTGATCGCCGACTGGGCGCCCGCGCTGGCGGCCGGGGCGCGCGTCGCGCTGCGGCGCCGCTTCTCGGCGTCCGGGTTCCTCCCCGACGTCCGCGCCTGCGGCGCCACCTACTTCACCTACGTGGGCCGCGCGGTGCAGTACCTGCTGGCCACGCCCGCCCGACCCGACGACCGGGACAACCCGCTGCGCTTGGGATTCGGCACCGAGGCCGGCGCGGTCGACGCGGCCGCCTTCGAGAAACGCTTCGGCGCGCGACTGGTGGAGGGGTACGGATCCTCGGAGGGCGGCGCCGCCATCCAGCGCACGTCCGGCACTCCCGCCGGGGCCATCGGGCGGGCGGCCCCCGGAGACGACCTCGCGGTCGTCGACCCGCGGACCCGCCGCGTCTGCCCGCCGGCCCGCTTAGCCCCGGACGGCCGACTGCTCAACGGAGCAGAATCGATAGGGGAGTTGGTGAACCGTGGCACCAGCCCCTTCGAGGGCTACTGGCGCAACCCCGACGCCGACGCGGCCCGGCGCCACGGGACGGACCCCCGGCCGGACGCCCCCGCCGCGGAGCGGAACTGGTACTGGACCGGCGACCTCTTCTACCGGGACACGGACGGCTACCTCTACTTCGCCGGACGCACCGACGACCGGCTCCGCGTCGACAGCGAGAACCTCGCCGCCGCGATGATCGAGAACATCCTCGCCCGGTACGGGCACGCCGCCGCCGTCGCGGTGTACGCCGTGCCGGATCCGGTGGCGGGCGACCAGGTCATGGCGACGCTCGCCCTGCGGGACGGAGCCTCCTTCGACCCCGCGGACTTCGCGGCGTTCCTGGACACCCAGCCCGACCTGGGCACCAAGATGGCCCCCCGCTTCCTGCGGATCGCGGAGCGCATGCCCGTCACCGCCACCAACAAGATCCACCGGGTGGGCCTGCGGAGCGAGGGCTTCCACTGCCCGGACCCCGTGTGGTGGCGGCCCCCGGGCGAGCGGGCGTACCGGCCCCTGACGACGGCCGACACCGACAGTCTCGTCGCCCGGTACCGGGCCCACGGCCGGGAGGACCTCCTCTCCCGACCGGCCCGCGGGGCAGGGGAGTTGCCGACCGAGCGGACCCCGCGGACGTAG
- a CDS encoding sensor histidine kinase has product MIRPVAYTGYLVGGVLVGAPLSVGLLALGTLGAALTPVLVGLPLLGLLALSGIPVGILERRRVAWLDRSAVRDPARGDPHGHAPVDPHRTPAGPGLGPWARLRFTEQATWRELAYTVLLAFVLWPLDLLVLAGVFAVPGALLAAPAQLALSGGETRVAKLWLVDGYPQASLIAAGGLLLLLALLWPLAFYARARAALARLLLAPRETEVRLAEVTESRARLVAAFEAERRRIERDLHDGAQQRLVALSVRLGLARLDAPPELADRLAQAHREADEALVELRELIHGIHPQVLADYGLGDAIADAADRSAVPVETDVELPRFTEAVESAAYFAVREALANVARHSGAARAWISAGCTAGDRHGRRLWIEVRDDGRGGAVPPGGAAGRTGGSAGRAGSGLTGLADRLAVLDGTLAVDSPPGGPTVLRMEIPC; this is encoded by the coding sequence ATGATCCGACCGGTGGCGTACACGGGATATCTCGTCGGCGGCGTGCTGGTCGGCGCGCCCCTGTCGGTGGGACTGCTGGCCCTCGGCACCCTGGGCGCGGCGCTGACCCCCGTCCTCGTCGGGCTCCCCCTGCTCGGCCTGCTCGCGCTGTCCGGCATACCCGTCGGCATCCTCGAACGCCGACGGGTGGCGTGGCTCGACCGGTCCGCCGTGAGGGACCCCGCCCGGGGTGACCCGCACGGCCACGCGCCCGTCGACCCGCACCGCACCCCGGCCGGGCCGGGACTCGGCCCCTGGGCCAGGCTCCGCTTCACCGAGCAGGCGACCTGGCGCGAACTGGCCTACACCGTGCTGCTCGCCTTCGTGCTGTGGCCGCTGGACCTGCTCGTCCTGGCCGGAGTGTTCGCCGTCCCCGGCGCCCTGCTCGCGGCCCCGGCCCAACTCGCCCTCTCCGGCGGTGAGACACGCGTCGCCAAGCTCTGGCTCGTCGACGGCTACCCGCAGGCGTCCCTGATCGCCGCGGGCGGACTCCTGCTGCTCCTCGCCCTGTTGTGGCCCCTCGCGTTCTACGCCCGGGCCCGCGCCGCCCTCGCCCGGCTGCTCCTCGCGCCACGCGAGACCGAGGTGCGACTCGCCGAGGTGACGGAGTCCCGGGCCCGGCTGGTGGCTGCCTTCGAGGCCGAACGGCGGCGCATCGAAAGGGACTTGCACGACGGAGCCCAGCAGCGGCTGGTCGCCCTGAGCGTGCGCCTCGGGCTCGCCCGCCTCGACGCCCCGCCCGAACTGGCGGACCGTCTCGCGCAGGCGCACCGAGAGGCCGACGAAGCGCTGGTCGAGCTGCGGGAGCTGATCCACGGCATCCATCCCCAGGTGCTCGCGGACTACGGCCTCGGGGACGCGATCGCCGACGCCGCCGACCGCTCCGCCGTCCCGGTGGAGACCGACGTCGAGCTGCCCCGGTTCACCGAAGCCGTCGAGTCCGCCGCGTACTTCGCCGTCCGCGAGGCGCTCGCGAACGTGGCCCGGCACAGCGGCGCCGCACGGGCGTGGATCAGCGCCGGCTGCACGGCGGGGGACCGGCACGGACGGCGGCTGTGGATCGAGGTGCGCGACGACGGCCGCGGCGGAGCCGTACCGCCCGGCGGCGCGGCCGGGAGGACGGGAGGGTCCGCGGGCCGGGCCGGTTCCGGCCTCACCGGGCTCGCCGACCGCCTCGCCGTCCTCGATGGAACACTGGCCGTCGACAGCCCGCCGGGCGGTCCCACCGTGCTGCGTATGGAGATCCCGTGCTGA